The Salegentibacter mishustinae genome includes a window with the following:
- the rplI gene encoding 50S ribosomal protein L9, with protein MELILRQDVDNLGFKDDVVNVKNGYGRNYLIPQGYAHLATPSAKKVLAETLKQRAYKEQKHIDEAKKQAEKLNNVEIKLTAKAGAGDKLFGSITNGDLAEAFAKEGIQIEKKFISIAGGNIKRLGQYEATLRFHREVVTTYNFDVVSEA; from the coding sequence ATGGAATTGATACTTAGACAAGACGTAGATAATTTAGGTTTTAAAGATGATGTTGTAAACGTAAAAAATGGTTATGGCAGAAACTATCTTATTCCTCAGGGATATGCACATCTTGCAACTCCTTCGGCTAAAAAAGTTTTAGCTGAAACCCTGAAGCAAAGAGCCTATAAAGAACAAAAACATATCGATGAAGCTAAGAAGCAGGCAGAAAAACTTAATAACGTAGAGATTAAGTTAACTGCTAAAGCTGGTGCTGGAGACAAATTATTTGGATCTATCACTAATGGTGATTTAGCTGAAGCTTTCGCAAAAGAAGGAATCCAAATCGAAAAGAAATTTATTAGCATCGCAGGTGGTAACATCAAAAGATTAGGACAGTACGAAGCAACTTTACGTTTTCACCGTGAAGTAGTGACTACTTACAACTTTGATGTAGTATCTGAAGCTTAA
- the hisS gene encoding histidine--tRNA ligase yields the protein MAQKPSIPKGTRDFNPAEVAKRNFIFDQIKTEFKKFGFQPIETPSFENSDTLMGKYGEEGDRLIFKILNSGDFLKKADDKAYEDRDSLKITSSISEKALRYDLTVPFARYVVQHQNEIDFPFKRYQIQPVWRADRPQKGRFREFFQCDADVVGSKSLWQEVEFVQLYDAVFSALKLEGVTIKINNRKVLSGFAEVIGEKDKLIDFTVALDKLDKIGEEGVKKEMLQKGISEDAIEKIQPIFSLTGSFTEKIAGIKEILASSETGKEGIEELEFIEKAIAEMPLKTAKLDLDVTLARGLNYYTGAIFEVSAPENVKMGSIGGGGRYDDLTGIFGLKDMSGVGISFGLDRIYLVLEELDLFPKAVTQNTKALFINFGDKEALYALKAVNKLRSESVTAELFPDAAKMKKQMNYANKREIPFVILAGEEEIEAEKFTLKNMKTGEQQKVDFAELIKVLD from the coding sequence ATGGCACAAAAACCTTCTATCCCAAAAGGAACTCGTGATTTTAACCCGGCCGAAGTCGCTAAAAGAAATTTTATTTTCGACCAAATTAAAACTGAATTTAAAAAATTTGGTTTTCAACCTATCGAGACGCCAAGTTTTGAGAATTCTGATACCCTGATGGGTAAATACGGGGAAGAAGGAGATCGATTGATTTTTAAAATTCTGAATTCAGGTGATTTTCTTAAAAAAGCAGATGACAAAGCTTACGAAGATAGGGATAGCTTAAAGATTACTTCTTCTATTAGTGAAAAGGCCTTGCGATACGATCTTACGGTACCTTTTGCCCGTTATGTAGTTCAGCATCAAAACGAAATAGATTTTCCGTTTAAACGCTACCAAATTCAACCGGTTTGGCGAGCTGATAGACCACAAAAAGGCCGTTTTAGAGAGTTTTTTCAGTGTGATGCAGATGTAGTTGGGAGTAAAAGCCTTTGGCAGGAAGTGGAATTCGTGCAGTTATATGATGCAGTTTTTTCGGCTTTAAAATTGGAAGGTGTTACTATTAAAATTAATAACCGAAAAGTACTTTCTGGTTTCGCCGAAGTAATTGGCGAAAAAGATAAACTTATTGATTTTACCGTCGCTTTAGATAAACTGGATAAGATAGGGGAAGAGGGAGTTAAAAAGGAAATGCTGCAAAAAGGAATTTCTGAAGATGCCATTGAGAAAATCCAGCCAATTTTTAGTTTAACCGGATCTTTTACTGAAAAAATTGCCGGGATTAAGGAAATTCTAGCTTCGTCTGAAACTGGAAAAGAAGGTATTGAAGAGCTGGAATTTATTGAAAAAGCTATTGCAGAAATGCCATTAAAAACAGCTAAGCTGGATCTTGACGTAACATTGGCTCGTGGACTTAATTATTATACAGGAGCTATTTTTGAAGTTTCGGCGCCAGAAAATGTAAAGATGGGATCAATAGGCGGCGGCGGTAGATATGACGACTTAACCGGGATTTTTGGTTTAAAAGATATGAGCGGCGTGGGAATTTCTTTCGGTTTAGATCGTATTTATTTGGTTTTAGAAGAACTCGATCTTTTTCCTAAAGCTGTTACTCAAAATACCAAAGCACTTTTTATTAATTTTGGTGATAAGGAAGCACTTTATGCGCTAAAAGCCGTGAACAAATTGAGAAGCGAAAGTGTTACTGCTGAACTATTTCCCGATGCAGCCAAAATGAAAAAGCAAATGAATTATGCTAACAAGCGCGAAATCCCATTTGTTATTCTTGCTGGAGAGGAAGAAATAGAAGCTGAAAAATTTACCCTGAAAAATATGAAAACCGGCGAACAGCAAAAAGTTGATTTCGCTGAATTGATAAAGGTTTTAGATTAA
- a CDS encoding haloacid dehalogenase type II — translation MKSEIIIFDVNETLLNLFPLKEEINAALENEMGFEVWFPKLLHYSLVETTTGNYKNFTEIAAATFKMIAGKFDKSFTNSEIKNILSEITKLPPYPDVKPGLQQLKNSGYKLIAFSNGKPDVLKSQLEFAEIDSFFDGIHSVEEIEKYKPHPNSYQYILSKYETKAKNALMVAAHAWDILGAKRANLKTCFIERPGKSFYHLAKKPEITVSGIDEIAENLN, via the coding sequence ATGAAGTCGGAAATCATAATCTTCGATGTAAATGAGACCCTCTTAAACCTCTTTCCTTTAAAGGAAGAAATAAATGCAGCCCTGGAAAATGAGATGGGCTTTGAAGTATGGTTTCCAAAATTACTACATTACTCTTTGGTTGAAACTACTACGGGAAACTACAAGAATTTTACTGAAATAGCTGCTGCGACTTTTAAAATGATTGCGGGGAAATTTGATAAATCTTTTACCAATTCAGAAATAAAGAATATACTTTCTGAGATCACTAAACTTCCTCCCTACCCTGATGTGAAACCCGGCCTGCAACAATTAAAAAACTCTGGCTATAAGCTTATCGCTTTTAGCAACGGTAAACCAGATGTATTAAAATCTCAACTTGAATTTGCCGAAATAGACTCTTTCTTTGATGGAATCCATAGTGTTGAAGAAATTGAAAAATACAAACCACACCCGAACAGCTATCAATATATACTAAGTAAATACGAAACTAAAGCTAAAAACGCTTTAATGGTTGCGGCTCACGCCTGGGATATTCTTGGTGCAAAAAGAGCAAATCTTAAAACCTGTTTTATTGAAAGACCAGGAAAAAGTTTTTATCATTTAGCCAAAAAACCAGAAATTACAGTTTCCGGTATTGATGAGATTGCTGAAAATTTGAACTAA
- the rpsF gene encoding 30S ribosomal protein S6, giving the protein MNTYETVFILNPVLSDEQIKETVQKYEEFLVSKGAEMVSKEDWGLRKLAYPVQHKKSGFYHLFEFKAPGEAIEPLELAFRRDERMMRYLTVKLDKHAIEWAEKRRNRRQQEKA; this is encoded by the coding sequence ATGAACACTTATGAAACTGTTTTCATCTTGAATCCCGTTTTATCTGATGAACAGATAAAGGAGACAGTTCAGAAATACGAAGAATTTCTTGTTTCTAAAGGGGCCGAGATGGTATCGAAAGAAGATTGGGGGCTTAGAAAATTAGCCTACCCAGTTCAACACAAAAAGAGCGGGTTTTACCACCTGTTTGAATTCAAAGCTCCAGGAGAGGCTATAGAGCCGTTGGAACTTGCTTTTAGAAGAGACGAGCGCATGATGCGTTACCTAACTGTGAAGTTAGATAAACACGCGATCGAATGGGCCGAGAAGAGAAGAAATAGAAGACAACAAGAAAAAGCGTAA
- a CDS encoding ABC transporter permease, with protein sequence MLGLFRENISIAFNSIKSQLLRTILTVLIIAIGITALVGILSAVTALENTISSDFASMGANTFNIQRYEFNSQRQGGGEVEKINPIISYREVKKFEDNYQYPQAQTAVSFTGTSGAEVKYINEKTDPEVRVLGVNENFLENSGLNVEKGREFNIFDIQNNNNVVILGSDFAKPEGLFKGADPIDKIISIRGGKFRVIGILESKGSTFGNNQDLRVLMPIQVARSMFTQPQINYNVSVKVDDKELLEGAQDEAILTFRNIRKLNPIEENNFGLERSDDLINRIFSITSYLNYAAWIISIITIFGSSIALMNIMLVSVTERTREIGVRKALGAKRKTIATQFFMETLIIGQLGGLLGIILGILIGIAVSAAADFDFTTPWVAILWATAITILVAILAGSYPAAKAAKQDPIESLRYE encoded by the coding sequence ATGTTAGGGTTATTTAGAGAAAACATAAGCATTGCTTTTAATTCTATTAAAAGTCAGTTACTTAGAACCATACTTACCGTTTTGATTATCGCTATTGGAATCACTGCACTGGTTGGAATTTTGAGTGCGGTGACCGCCTTAGAAAACACTATTAGTAGTGATTTTGCTTCTATGGGTGCAAATACCTTTAATATCCAACGCTATGAATTCAATTCACAACGCCAGGGCGGCGGTGAAGTTGAAAAGATAAATCCTATTATCAGTTATCGAGAAGTAAAGAAATTTGAAGATAATTATCAATATCCGCAGGCGCAAACTGCAGTTTCTTTCACAGGAACTTCTGGAGCTGAAGTGAAATATATCAACGAAAAAACCGATCCCGAAGTAAGGGTGCTGGGTGTTAACGAAAATTTTCTTGAGAATTCTGGCCTTAACGTCGAAAAAGGTCGTGAATTCAACATTTTTGATATTCAGAATAATAATAACGTAGTCATATTGGGATCTGATTTCGCTAAACCCGAAGGGCTTTTTAAAGGTGCAGACCCTATAGATAAGATTATTAGTATTAGAGGCGGGAAATTTAGGGTTATTGGAATCCTGGAATCTAAAGGCTCTACTTTTGGAAACAATCAGGATCTACGGGTTCTTATGCCAATTCAGGTAGCACGCTCTATGTTTACCCAGCCGCAAATTAACTACAACGTAAGCGTGAAAGTTGATGATAAAGAGTTATTGGAAGGCGCGCAGGATGAGGCTATTTTAACCTTTAGGAATATTAGAAAACTCAATCCTATAGAAGAAAATAATTTTGGCCTGGAACGTAGTGACGATCTTATCAACCGAATTTTCTCCATCACCAGTTACCTAAATTATGCGGCGTGGATTATTTCTATCATTACTATTTTTGGTTCCTCAATAGCTTTAATGAATATTATGCTAGTAAGCGTAACCGAGAGAACGCGTGAAATTGGGGTGCGAAAAGCCCTGGGAGCGAAACGAAAAACTATTGCTACCCAATTCTTTATGGAAACTCTTATTATTGGCCAACTAGGTGGTCTTTTAGGAATTATTCTTGGAATATTAATTGGGATAGCCGTTTCGGCCGCTGCCGATTTTGATTTCACCACACCATGGGTTGCTATTCTCTGGGCAACCGCAATTACTATTTTAGTAGCTATTCTAGCCGGAAGTTATCCTGCAGCCAAAGCAGCCAAACAAGATCCTATAGAATCGCTTAGGTATGAGTAG
- the priA gene encoding replication restart helicase PriA, producing MPYFIDVILPLPLQKRFTYAITEAEANFLEEGMRVAVPFGKSKVYTAIMAAIHQNPPQVYEAKPINQILDKNPLVTKHQLKFWAWIASYYMCAEGDVLKAALPGAFLLESESIVELKKDANVEEAEVGDEEYLVIEALQRQSSVKIQEVMKILDKKTVLPIINALVQKELVVLNQEIYEQYKPKKIRFVRLNPDYDNEARMHQLLDDLEKAPKQKEALLSFFSIKAQHKKPLKVKDLSDKSGVSAAIIKSLIKKKILEEFYEKTDRVTFSGESSQTGIQLSEIQQKAFSEIEDGLQDQDVCLFHGITSSGKTEIYIKLIEKVIANGQQALYVLPEIALTTQLIERLRAYFGDKVLVYHSKYSINERVEVYRHILEDSEKARIVIGARSSIFLPFANLGLVVVDEEHETSFKQFDPAPRYHARDAAVVLANLFKAKTILGSATPSLESYFNAQHHKYAFVELNRRYGNVLEPEIEIVDIKTKYKKKEMKGHFSDRMLAEIKETLDVGEQVILFQNRRGFSPVLECNTCGHSPQCPNCDVSLTYHSHNNQLRCHYCGYHIAMQKKCMACDSPEITTKGFGTEQIETELKAIFPDYKTARMDQDTTRGKYAYEKLITAFEQQEIDILIGTQMLTKGLDFRKVNLVGIMNADNLLNFPDFRAHERSFQLMLQVAGRAGRTKKRGKVLIQSYNPHHQIIQQVSMGDYAGMYKDQLEERYNYKYPPFYRLIRITLKCRDYSKTNEGADWLAAGMKNVFKENVLGPEFPPVARIRNEYHKNILLKIPQQQSLGKTKKILQRIMESFKAIGAFRSIKVVINVDPI from the coding sequence ATGCCCTATTTTATAGATGTTATTTTACCATTACCGCTGCAAAAGCGTTTTACTTACGCTATAACTGAGGCAGAGGCTAATTTTTTAGAAGAAGGGATGCGGGTAGCTGTACCATTCGGTAAATCTAAAGTTTATACCGCAATTATGGCTGCAATTCATCAAAATCCACCACAGGTTTACGAAGCTAAACCTATAAACCAGATTTTAGATAAAAACCCTTTAGTTACAAAACATCAATTAAAATTTTGGGCCTGGATAGCGTCCTATTATATGTGTGCTGAAGGAGATGTGCTAAAGGCAGCACTGCCCGGTGCTTTTTTATTGGAAAGCGAAAGCATTGTAGAGCTTAAAAAAGATGCAAATGTTGAGGAAGCGGAAGTAGGAGATGAAGAATACCTGGTGATAGAAGCTTTACAGCGACAGTCTTCAGTAAAGATCCAGGAGGTTATGAAAATTCTGGATAAAAAAACTGTATTACCTATTATTAATGCACTGGTGCAAAAGGAATTGGTAGTGCTTAACCAGGAGATTTATGAGCAATATAAGCCGAAGAAAATACGCTTTGTTAGGTTAAACCCTGATTATGACAATGAAGCCAGGATGCATCAACTTTTAGATGATTTAGAAAAGGCACCAAAGCAAAAAGAAGCTTTATTAAGTTTTTTCAGCATAAAAGCGCAGCATAAGAAACCTTTAAAAGTAAAAGATCTAAGCGATAAATCGGGAGTTTCAGCAGCTATTATTAAAAGCCTTATCAAAAAGAAAATTCTCGAGGAATTTTATGAAAAGACCGATAGGGTAACTTTTTCTGGTGAATCTTCTCAAACGGGAATTCAGTTAAGTGAAATTCAACAGAAAGCTTTTTCAGAAATAGAAGACGGCTTACAGGATCAGGATGTTTGCTTGTTTCACGGCATTACTTCTTCAGGAAAAACAGAGATTTATATAAAACTGATAGAAAAAGTTATTGCAAACGGCCAGCAGGCACTTTATGTTTTGCCAGAAATCGCGTTAACTACCCAGTTAATTGAACGTTTAAGAGCTTATTTTGGTGATAAAGTTTTGGTTTATCACAGTAAATATTCGATAAACGAAAGGGTAGAGGTTTACCGGCATATTTTAGAAGATTCTGAAAAAGCCCGAATTGTAATAGGTGCACGTTCTTCAATATTTTTGCCCTTTGCTAATTTAGGTCTGGTGGTGGTAGATGAAGAGCATGAAACTTCGTTTAAACAATTTGATCCGGCACCTCGCTATCACGCGCGAGACGCTGCGGTAGTTCTGGCCAATTTATTTAAAGCTAAAACCATTTTAGGTTCGGCGACTCCTTCATTAGAATCCTATTTTAATGCCCAACATCATAAATATGCTTTTGTAGAATTAAACCGAAGATATGGCAATGTTTTGGAGCCCGAAATTGAAATTGTTGACATAAAAACCAAGTATAAGAAGAAGGAGATGAAAGGGCATTTTTCTGATAGAATGCTCGCTGAAATTAAAGAAACGCTGGATGTTGGAGAGCAGGTGATCTTATTTCAAAATCGCAGAGGATTTTCCCCGGTACTGGAGTGTAATACTTGCGGACATTCTCCGCAATGTCCTAATTGTGATGTAAGTTTAACTTATCATAGCCATAACAACCAGTTGCGTTGTCATTACTGTGGTTATCATATTGCAATGCAAAAAAAATGTATGGCTTGCGACAGTCCCGAAATTACCACTAAAGGTTTTGGAACCGAGCAAATTGAAACCGAGTTAAAAGCTATTTTTCCAGATTATAAAACCGCCAGAATGGATCAGGATACTACTCGCGGAAAATATGCTTACGAAAAATTGATCACTGCATTTGAGCAACAGGAAATTGATATTTTGATTGGTACGCAAATGCTTACTAAAGGGCTTGATTTTAGAAAAGTAAACCTGGTAGGAATAATGAATGCCGATAATTTATTGAATTTCCCCGATTTTAGAGCGCACGAACGCAGTTTTCAATTGATGCTTCAAGTGGCCGGTAGGGCAGGGAGGACAAAAAAACGAGGAAAAGTCTTGATTCAAAGCTACAACCCGCATCACCAGATCATTCAACAGGTTTCTATGGGAGATTATGCCGGGATGTATAAAGATCAGTTAGAAGAACGCTATAATTATAAGTATCCCCCATTTTATCGATTAATTAGAATTACATTAAAATGCCGGGATTACTCTAAAACCAATGAGGGTGCTGACTGGTTAGCAGCCGGAATGAAAAACGTTTTTAAGGAAAATGTGTTGGGGCCTGAATTTCCGCCAGTTGCCCGTATTAGAAATGAATATCATAAGAATATTTTGCTTAAAATTCCGCAACAGCAATCATTAGGAAAGACCAAAAAAATACTTCAACGTATTATGGAAAGCTTTAAAGCTATTGGAGCTTTTAGGAGTATAAAAGTGGTGATCAATGTAGATCCTATTTAA
- a CDS encoding DUF6495 family protein encodes MKYSRLTKEQFEEMKQEFINFLASQSITADEWEKIKKEQPKAAEQELDVFSDLIWEGVLNKVEYLEHFSANQIYLFHITEVTIHLIAIKIEHEGVDLTTRKGYSWLQTNLLDESVNIYTSSKALSEDRNKDIFALIKQGANITKGELYRYFDNMVESK; translated from the coding sequence ATGAAATATTCCAGATTAACCAAAGAACAGTTTGAAGAAATGAAGCAGGAATTTATTAATTTCCTAGCTTCGCAATCTATTACTGCTGATGAATGGGAGAAAATAAAAAAAGAGCAACCAAAAGCGGCAGAGCAGGAGCTTGATGTTTTTAGTGATCTTATTTGGGAAGGCGTTCTAAATAAAGTGGAATACCTGGAACATTTTTCTGCCAATCAAATTTACCTTTTTCATATTACCGAAGTCACAATCCATCTTATTGCTATCAAAATTGAACATGAAGGCGTAGATCTAACCACAAGAAAAGGTTACAGCTGGCTACAAACTAATTTGCTAGACGAATCTGTAAATATTTATACCTCTTCTAAAGCCCTAAGTGAAGATAGAAATAAAGATATTTTTGCGCTTATAAAGCAAGGTGCAAATATTACTAAAGGAGAGCTTTATCGCTATTTCGATAATATGGTTGAAAGTAAATAA
- a CDS encoding LytR/AlgR family response regulator transcription factor: MEEILLKCIVVDDSSLQRLSIVKLIRDHANLKLVAEYNNAIETKNGLLDNEIDLIFLDIEMPVLTGFELLDDLPNKPQIIFVTGKTQYAFKAFDYDAVDYIHKPVTKERFNNAVNKAINLYKLKHQIAAAPEDEDYIFVKSNLKNRKVFLNKLKYIQALGDYVKFVTEKENFVVLATMKSFEEQLPNDKFLRTHKSYIVNLDKIERYNSKNIEIDKQKLPLSRHKKTNLVEALSAIQ, from the coding sequence GTGGAAGAAATTTTACTCAAATGTATTGTTGTTGACGATTCTAGCTTACAACGATTATCTATCGTCAAGTTAATTAGAGACCATGCGAACCTAAAGCTTGTTGCAGAGTATAATAATGCTATTGAAACTAAAAATGGCCTCCTCGATAATGAGATCGATTTAATATTTCTGGATATAGAAATGCCTGTTCTAACAGGTTTTGAACTTTTAGACGATCTTCCAAATAAACCACAAATTATCTTTGTAACCGGGAAAACTCAATATGCGTTTAAAGCTTTTGATTATGATGCGGTAGATTATATTCATAAGCCGGTAACTAAAGAGCGCTTTAATAACGCAGTAAATAAAGCCATAAACCTCTATAAACTAAAACATCAAATTGCCGCGGCTCCGGAAGATGAAGACTATATTTTTGTAAAAAGTAACCTAAAGAATAGAAAGGTCTTTCTAAATAAATTAAAGTATATCCAGGCCTTAGGTGATTATGTGAAATTTGTAACTGAAAAAGAAAACTTTGTAGTCCTTGCCACTATGAAGTCTTTTGAAGAGCAATTACCCAATGATAAGTTTCTTAGAACGCATAAATCCTATATTGTAAACCTAGATAAGATTGAGCGATACAACTCTAAGAACATTGAGATCGATAAGCAAAAATTACCACTTAGTCGCCATAAGAAAACTAATCTGGTTGAAGCTTTAAGTGCTATTCAGTAA
- the rpsR gene encoding 30S ribosomal protein S18, translated as MATSIEQQAKGKKDGEIRYLTPLNIETSKTKKYCRFKRSGIKYVDYKDPDWLMSFVNEQGKLLPRRLTGTSLKYQRKVAVAVKRARHLALMPYVGDLLK; from the coding sequence ATGGCTACATCTATTGAACAACAAGCAAAAGGAAAAAAAGACGGAGAGATCAGGTATCTTACTCCTCTTAATATAGAGACCAGCAAAACCAAAAAGTATTGCCGTTTTAAAAGGTCTGGAATTAAGTATGTAGATTACAAAGATCCAGATTGGTTAATGAGTTTCGTAAACGAACAGGGAAAATTATTGCCTCGCCGTCTAACCGGAACTTCTTTAAAGTACCAAAGAAAAGTGGCTGTTGCTGTAAAAAGAGCGCGTCACCTTGCGTTAATGCCATATGTTGGTGATTTACTAAAATAA
- a CDS encoding aldo/keto reductase: MKTVKLGKSGLKSAPIIFGGNVFGWTLDEKKSFKMLDELFERGFTTIDTADVYSRWADGVSHGTSERIIGKWMKERKLRDKITLITKGGSGLQPGGPKDNSRDYLTGTVKDSLLRLQTDYIDLYFTHFDDEETPVEEALEAYQKFMTSGEIKHIGASNFSAERLQKSITVAAEKDLPAYEVFQPEYNLMVRDKFEGKIKKICSENNLGVIPYFSLASGFLTGKYRTKEDLEGKDRKMFTEKFLNQRGEKVLKSLDQISEKHNISQAGVALAWLIKRPGVSAPIASATKSSHLKSFSEAIEVSLSKEDMEILNKASETE; this comes from the coding sequence ATGAAAACAGTTAAATTAGGAAAGTCAGGCTTAAAATCGGCACCAATTATCTTTGGCGGCAATGTTTTTGGCTGGACATTAGATGAAAAAAAATCGTTCAAGATGCTAGACGAGCTTTTTGAACGAGGTTTCACCACGATAGATACTGCCGATGTTTATTCCCGCTGGGCAGACGGCGTATCACACGGAACTTCAGAAAGAATTATTGGAAAATGGATGAAAGAGCGTAAACTAAGAGATAAGATTACGCTAATTACCAAAGGTGGCTCTGGTTTACAGCCCGGAGGGCCAAAAGATAATTCTCGAGATTATCTTACCGGTACGGTAAAAGATTCATTGCTAAGACTTCAAACCGATTATATAGATCTTTATTTCACACATTTTGATGATGAAGAAACTCCGGTTGAAGAAGCATTGGAAGCGTATCAAAAATTTATGACCAGTGGCGAAATAAAACATATTGGAGCTTCAAATTTTTCTGCGGAAAGATTGCAAAAATCCATAACTGTGGCTGCTGAAAAAGATTTACCGGCTTATGAAGTTTTTCAACCGGAATATAATTTAATGGTGCGAGACAAATTTGAAGGAAAAATTAAAAAAATTTGTTCTGAAAATAATCTAGGCGTAATTCCTTATTTCTCGCTCGCAAGTGGATTCCTTACCGGAAAATATCGTACAAAAGAAGATTTAGAAGGAAAAGATAGAAAGATGTTTACCGAGAAATTTTTGAATCAGCGTGGCGAAAAAGTTCTAAAAAGTCTGGATCAAATTTCTGAAAAGCATAATATTTCTCAGGCTGGGGTTGCTCTTGCCTGGTTAATAAAAAGACCCGGGGTGAGTGCGCCAATTGCCAGCGCCACTAAATCTTCTCATCTTAAATCGTTTAGTGAGGCCATTGAAGTTTCGCTTTCAAAAGAAGATATGGAAATTTTAAATAAGGCCAGTGAAACTGAATAG